From the Diospyros lotus cultivar Yz01 chromosome 13, ASM1463336v1, whole genome shotgun sequence genome, one window contains:
- the LOC127789002 gene encoding transcription termination factor MTEF1, chloroplastic-like isoform X1, which yields MTIRLQILPSRTLIPLAPKSSTNLNPKQRQSKPLPNLNALTPLQAYPTTITPLQATSDSGLRFREKLLYLQRLKVNPAKVLEKNPNIRSAPFASLKSVEQCLSSMGIERSAFGRIFEMHPQLLTCDPYYDLYPVFDFLLNDVHIPFHDIRTSIVRCPRLLICSVDGQLRPALHFLEQLGFVGQHAITCQTTVLLVSSVENTLLPKLNYLQGLGFSYEEVAVMVLRSPGLLTFSIANNFQPKAEYFLKEMNGDLAVLKRFPQYFSFSLEGKIKPRHRLLVENGFSLSLPEMLKVSDGEFNARLIEMRLRLLDQEHSYSIKKKHLQETRANLR from the exons ATGACAATTCGACTGCAAATCCTACCTTCTCGAACCCTAATCCCTCTCGCCCCAAAATCCTCCACAAACCTTAACCCTAAACAGCGTCAATCCAAGCCCCTCCCCAATCTGAATGCCCTCACCCCTCTCCAAGCCTACCCCACCACCATTACTCCGCTGCAAGCCACCTCCGATTCGGGCCTCCGCTTCCGCGAAAAGCTGCTCTACCTCCAGCGCCTCAAGGTAAATCCCGCCAAAGTCCTCGAGAAAAATCCCAATATCCGATCAGCCCCGTTCGCCTCTCTCAAATCCGTCGAGCAATGCCTCTCCTCGATGGGAATCGAGCGCTCCGCCTTCGGCCGCATTTTCGAAATGCACCCTCAGCTTCTCACTTGCGATCCCTACTACGATCTGTACCCAGTCTTTGACTTCCTCTTGAACGACGTCCATATCCCCTTCCACGATATCCGCACCTCCATCGTACGCTGCCCCAGACTGCTGATTTGTAGCGTCGATGGCCAGCTGAGACCGGCCTTGCATTTTCTCGAACAGTTGGGGTTCGTGGGGCAGCACGCGATAACTTGCCAGACGACAGTCTTGTTGGTGTCTAGCGTCGAAAACACTCTCCTTCCGAAGCTGAATTACCTGCAAGGGTTGGGATTTTCGTACGAGGAGGTGGCGGTGATGGTGCTGAGGTCGCCGGGGCTATTGACGTTTAGCATAGCCAACAATTTCCAGCCCAAGGCGGAGTATTTCTTGAAGGAGATGAACGGAGATTTGGCGGTGCTGAAGAGATTTCCCCAGTATTTTTCGTTTAGCTTGGAAGGGAAGATAAAGCCCCGGCACCGGCTCTTGGTTGAGAATGGCTTCTCGCTTTCGTTGCCGGAGATGTTGAAGGTCAGCGACGGGGAGTTCAACGCGCGGTTGATTGAGATGCGGCTGCGGTTACTTGATCAAGAACATTCGTA TTCCATCAAGAAAAAACACCTGCAGGAAACACGGGCCAACCTGAGGTAG
- the LOC127789002 gene encoding transcription termination factor MTEF1, chloroplastic-like isoform X2 has product MTIRLQILPSRTLIPLAPKSSTNLNPKQRQSKPLPNLNALTPLQAYPTTITPLQATSDSGLRFREKLLYLQRLKVNPAKVLEKNPNIRSAPFASLKSVEQCLSSMGIERSAFGRIFEMHPQLLTCDPYYDLYPVFDFLLNDVHIPFHDIRTSIVRCPRLLICSVDGQLRPALHFLEQLGFVGQHAITCQTTVLLVSSVENTLLPKLNYLQGLGFSYEEVAVMVLRSPGLLTFSIANNFQPKAEYFLKEMNGDLAVLKRFPQYFSFSLEGKIKPRHRLLVENGFSLSLPEMLKVSDGEFNARLIEMRLRLLDQEHSYG; this is encoded by the exons ATGACAATTCGACTGCAAATCCTACCTTCTCGAACCCTAATCCCTCTCGCCCCAAAATCCTCCACAAACCTTAACCCTAAACAGCGTCAATCCAAGCCCCTCCCCAATCTGAATGCCCTCACCCCTCTCCAAGCCTACCCCACCACCATTACTCCGCTGCAAGCCACCTCCGATTCGGGCCTCCGCTTCCGCGAAAAGCTGCTCTACCTCCAGCGCCTCAAGGTAAATCCCGCCAAAGTCCTCGAGAAAAATCCCAATATCCGATCAGCCCCGTTCGCCTCTCTCAAATCCGTCGAGCAATGCCTCTCCTCGATGGGAATCGAGCGCTCCGCCTTCGGCCGCATTTTCGAAATGCACCCTCAGCTTCTCACTTGCGATCCCTACTACGATCTGTACCCAGTCTTTGACTTCCTCTTGAACGACGTCCATATCCCCTTCCACGATATCCGCACCTCCATCGTACGCTGCCCCAGACTGCTGATTTGTAGCGTCGATGGCCAGCTGAGACCGGCCTTGCATTTTCTCGAACAGTTGGGGTTCGTGGGGCAGCACGCGATAACTTGCCAGACGACAGTCTTGTTGGTGTCTAGCGTCGAAAACACTCTCCTTCCGAAGCTGAATTACCTGCAAGGGTTGGGATTTTCGTACGAGGAGGTGGCGGTGATGGTGCTGAGGTCGCCGGGGCTATTGACGTTTAGCATAGCCAACAATTTCCAGCCCAAGGCGGAGTATTTCTTGAAGGAGATGAACGGAGATTTGGCGGTGCTGAAGAGATTTCCCCAGTATTTTTCGTTTAGCTTGGAAGGGAAGATAAAGCCCCGGCACCGGCTCTTGGTTGAGAATGGCTTCTCGCTTTCGTTGCCGGAGATGTTGAAGGTCAGCGACGGGGAGTTCAACGCGCGGTTGATTGAGATGCGGCTGCGGTTACTTGATCAAGAACATTCGTA TGGATAA
- the LOC127787932 gene encoding agamous-like MADS-box protein AGL30 isoform X1, whose translation MQMGRVKLKIKRLESSSSRLTTYSKRKNGLIKKASELSVLCDVDVILIMFSPSGKPVLWKGKNSSIEGILERFAQLTPHERAKRKLESFDALKRSYSKSDHTVTVEDFFGPSYQTIGDLTVQANMLRTQVSVIQKRLSDWNNLEKTDSLELLKQMEDYIRGLVGQIQTQKENIGKQKSLALGNICNQYQNGMHLSSSLGLEQQVQHFSWIQNDDSQHMISQIKPSVWETELSGGNSFGNSSGYIGTVEKADISSSGILCDLLRTESSKNESIGSKTQTFRNEVKTESLRNEMMKTEFLINELIRSECVRNELTRAESSRLQLYAQCTYPHPQNIFPDSKFQPAQDTNLPQSNHNYCTEGKSEPPNFGYNSTSLCDWASSSGPSVTAFFDQRLYLQASVFHLFLIYLHAPDILAPGSPLYNVVKTF comes from the exons ATGCAGATGGGGCGGGTCAAGTTGAAGATAAAGAGGTTGGAGAGTAGTTCTAGCCGTCTTACAACCTATTCGAAACGGAAGAATGGGCTGATCAAGAAGGCCAGTGAATTGTCAGTGTTGTGTGATGTTGATGTTATCCTTATCATGTTCTCGCCATCAGGCAAGCCTGTGCTTTGGAAGGGAAAGAACAG TAGCATTGAAGGAATTCTTGAAAGGTTTGCTCAGTTAACACCACATGAAAGAGCAAAAAG GAAGTTAGAGAGCTTTGAC GCCTTGAAAAGATCCTACAGCAAATCGGATCATACAGTTACAGTAGAAGATTTCTTTGGTCCAAG TTATCAAACAATTGGG GATTTGACTGTTCAAGCAAATATGTTGCGAACTCAAGTTTCTGTAATCCAGAAGAGGCTCAG TGATTGGAATAACCTCGAGAAGACCGACAGTTTAGAGCTTTTGAAGCAAATGGAAGATTATATCAGGGGATTGGTTGGTCAAATTCAAACACAGAAG GAAAATATTGGAAAGCAAAAGTCCTTGGCATTAGGGAACATTTGTAATCAG TACCAAAATGGGATGCACCTATCCTCGAGTTTGGGTCTGGAGCAACAGGTCCAACATTTTTCATGGATCCAGAATGATGATAGTCAACACATGATCTCACAGATCAAACCAAGTGTGTG GGAAACAGAACTGTCTGGAGGTAACTCCTTTGGGAACTCTTCTGGTTACATTGGCACGGTTGAAAAGGCAGATATCTCTAGCAGTGGCATCCTGTGTGACTTGCTCAGAACTGAATCTTCGAAGAATGAGTCAATTGGCTCAAAAACTCAAACTTTCAGGAATGAGGTAAAAACAGAATCCTTGAGGAATGAGATGATGAAAACCGAGTTTTTGATAAATGAGTTGATAAGAAGTGAATGTGTGAGGAATGAGTTAACACGGGCTGAGTCTTCGAGGCTACAACTGTATGCGCAATGTACTTACCCACACCCACAGAATATCTTCCCTGACAGCAAATTCCAACCAGCACAGGATACCAACCTGCCACAAAGTAATCACAACTATTGTACTGAAGGTAAATCCGAACCTCCTAATTTTGGGTACAATTCAACCAGCCTTTGCGACTGGGCATCTTCATCTGGACCTTCTGTCACTGCATTTTTTGACCAGCGTCTCTACCTACAGGCAAGTGTCTTCCATTTGTTTTTGATTTATCTTCATGCACCTGATATACTTGCTCCAGGATCACCCCTGTATAATGTagttaaaacattttga
- the LOC127787932 gene encoding agamous-like MADS-box protein AGL30 isoform X3 — translation MQMGRVKLKIKRLESSSSRLTTYSKRKNGLIKKASELSVLCDVDVILIMFSPSGKPVLWKGKNSSIEGILERFAQLTPHERAKRKLESFDALKRSYSKSDHTVTVEDFFGPSYQTIGDLTVQANMLRTQVSVIQKRLSDWNNLEKTDSLELLKQMEDYIRGLVGQIQTQKENIGKQKSLALGNICNQYQNGMHLSSSLGLEQQVQHFSWIQNDDSQHMISQIKPSVWETELSGGNSFGNSSGYIGTVEKADISSSGILCDLLRTESSKNESIGSKTQTFRNEVKTESLRNEMMKTEFLINELIRSECVRNELTRAESSRLQLYAQCTYPHPQNIFPDSKFQPAQDTNLPQSNHNYCTEGKSEPPNFGYNSTSLCDWASSSGPSVTAFFDQRLYLQ, via the exons ATGCAGATGGGGCGGGTCAAGTTGAAGATAAAGAGGTTGGAGAGTAGTTCTAGCCGTCTTACAACCTATTCGAAACGGAAGAATGGGCTGATCAAGAAGGCCAGTGAATTGTCAGTGTTGTGTGATGTTGATGTTATCCTTATCATGTTCTCGCCATCAGGCAAGCCTGTGCTTTGGAAGGGAAAGAACAG TAGCATTGAAGGAATTCTTGAAAGGTTTGCTCAGTTAACACCACATGAAAGAGCAAAAAG GAAGTTAGAGAGCTTTGAC GCCTTGAAAAGATCCTACAGCAAATCGGATCATACAGTTACAGTAGAAGATTTCTTTGGTCCAAG TTATCAAACAATTGGG GATTTGACTGTTCAAGCAAATATGTTGCGAACTCAAGTTTCTGTAATCCAGAAGAGGCTCAG TGATTGGAATAACCTCGAGAAGACCGACAGTTTAGAGCTTTTGAAGCAAATGGAAGATTATATCAGGGGATTGGTTGGTCAAATTCAAACACAGAAG GAAAATATTGGAAAGCAAAAGTCCTTGGCATTAGGGAACATTTGTAATCAG TACCAAAATGGGATGCACCTATCCTCGAGTTTGGGTCTGGAGCAACAGGTCCAACATTTTTCATGGATCCAGAATGATGATAGTCAACACATGATCTCACAGATCAAACCAAGTGTGTG GGAAACAGAACTGTCTGGAGGTAACTCCTTTGGGAACTCTTCTGGTTACATTGGCACGGTTGAAAAGGCAGATATCTCTAGCAGTGGCATCCTGTGTGACTTGCTCAGAACTGAATCTTCGAAGAATGAGTCAATTGGCTCAAAAACTCAAACTTTCAGGAATGAGGTAAAAACAGAATCCTTGAGGAATGAGATGATGAAAACCGAGTTTTTGATAAATGAGTTGATAAGAAGTGAATGTGTGAGGAATGAGTTAACACGGGCTGAGTCTTCGAGGCTACAACTGTATGCGCAATGTACTTACCCACACCCACAGAATATCTTCCCTGACAGCAAATTCCAACCAGCACAGGATACCAACCTGCCACAAAGTAATCACAACTATTGTACTGAAGGTAAATCCGAACCTCCTAATTTTGGGTACAATTCAACCAGCCTTTGCGACTGGGCATCTTCATCTGGACCTTCTGTCACTGCATTTTTTGACCAGCGTCTCTACCTACAG TAA
- the LOC127787932 gene encoding agamous-like MADS-box protein AGL30 isoform X2: MGRVKLKIKRLESSSSRLTTYSKRKNGLIKKASELSVLCDVDVILIMFSPSGKPVLWKGKNSSIEGILERFAQLTPHERAKRKLESFDALKRSYSKSDHTVTVEDFFGPSYQTIGDLTVQANMLRTQVSVIQKRLSDWNNLEKTDSLELLKQMEDYIRGLVGQIQTQKENIGKQKSLALGNICNQYQNGMHLSSSLGLEQQVQHFSWIQNDDSQHMISQIKPSVWETELSGGNSFGNSSGYIGTVEKADISSSGILCDLLRTESSKNESIGSKTQTFRNEVKTESLRNEMMKTEFLINELIRSECVRNELTRAESSRLQLYAQCTYPHPQNIFPDSKFQPAQDTNLPQSNHNYCTEGKSEPPNFGYNSTSLCDWASSSGPSVTAFFDQRLYLQASVFHLFLIYLHAPDILAPGSPLYNVVKTF, from the exons ATGGGGCGGGTCAAGTTGAAGATAAAGAGGTTGGAGAGTAGTTCTAGCCGTCTTACAACCTATTCGAAACGGAAGAATGGGCTGATCAAGAAGGCCAGTGAATTGTCAGTGTTGTGTGATGTTGATGTTATCCTTATCATGTTCTCGCCATCAGGCAAGCCTGTGCTTTGGAAGGGAAAGAACAG TAGCATTGAAGGAATTCTTGAAAGGTTTGCTCAGTTAACACCACATGAAAGAGCAAAAAG GAAGTTAGAGAGCTTTGAC GCCTTGAAAAGATCCTACAGCAAATCGGATCATACAGTTACAGTAGAAGATTTCTTTGGTCCAAG TTATCAAACAATTGGG GATTTGACTGTTCAAGCAAATATGTTGCGAACTCAAGTTTCTGTAATCCAGAAGAGGCTCAG TGATTGGAATAACCTCGAGAAGACCGACAGTTTAGAGCTTTTGAAGCAAATGGAAGATTATATCAGGGGATTGGTTGGTCAAATTCAAACACAGAAG GAAAATATTGGAAAGCAAAAGTCCTTGGCATTAGGGAACATTTGTAATCAG TACCAAAATGGGATGCACCTATCCTCGAGTTTGGGTCTGGAGCAACAGGTCCAACATTTTTCATGGATCCAGAATGATGATAGTCAACACATGATCTCACAGATCAAACCAAGTGTGTG GGAAACAGAACTGTCTGGAGGTAACTCCTTTGGGAACTCTTCTGGTTACATTGGCACGGTTGAAAAGGCAGATATCTCTAGCAGTGGCATCCTGTGTGACTTGCTCAGAACTGAATCTTCGAAGAATGAGTCAATTGGCTCAAAAACTCAAACTTTCAGGAATGAGGTAAAAACAGAATCCTTGAGGAATGAGATGATGAAAACCGAGTTTTTGATAAATGAGTTGATAAGAAGTGAATGTGTGAGGAATGAGTTAACACGGGCTGAGTCTTCGAGGCTACAACTGTATGCGCAATGTACTTACCCACACCCACAGAATATCTTCCCTGACAGCAAATTCCAACCAGCACAGGATACCAACCTGCCACAAAGTAATCACAACTATTGTACTGAAGGTAAATCCGAACCTCCTAATTTTGGGTACAATTCAACCAGCCTTTGCGACTGGGCATCTTCATCTGGACCTTCTGTCACTGCATTTTTTGACCAGCGTCTCTACCTACAGGCAAGTGTCTTCCATTTGTTTTTGATTTATCTTCATGCACCTGATATACTTGCTCCAGGATCACCCCTGTATAATGTagttaaaacattttga
- the LOC127787932 gene encoding agamous-like MADS-box protein AGL30 isoform X4 — protein sequence MWYNYQLVLHIVFSLTLGLEKILQQIGSYSYSRRFLWSKDLTVQANMLRTQVSVIQKRLSDWNNLEKTDSLELLKQMEDYIRGLVGQIQTQKENIGKQKSLALGNICNQYQNGMHLSSSLGLEQQVQHFSWIQNDDSQHMISQIKPSVWETELSGGNSFGNSSGYIGTVEKADISSSGILCDLLRTESSKNESIGSKTQTFRNEVKTESLRNEMMKTEFLINELIRSECVRNELTRAESSRLQLYAQCTYPHPQNIFPDSKFQPAQDTNLPQSNHNYCTEGKSEPPNFGYNSTSLCDWASSSGPSVTAFFDQRLYLQASVFHLFLIYLHAPDILAPGSPLYNVVKTF from the exons atgtggtataatTACCAATTAGTCCTTCACATAGTGTTTTCCCTTACTCTAGGCCTTGAAAAGATCCTACAGCAAATCGGATCATACAGTTACAGTAGAAGATTTCTTTGGTCCAAG GATTTGACTGTTCAAGCAAATATGTTGCGAACTCAAGTTTCTGTAATCCAGAAGAGGCTCAG TGATTGGAATAACCTCGAGAAGACCGACAGTTTAGAGCTTTTGAAGCAAATGGAAGATTATATCAGGGGATTGGTTGGTCAAATTCAAACACAGAAG GAAAATATTGGAAAGCAAAAGTCCTTGGCATTAGGGAACATTTGTAATCAG TACCAAAATGGGATGCACCTATCCTCGAGTTTGGGTCTGGAGCAACAGGTCCAACATTTTTCATGGATCCAGAATGATGATAGTCAACACATGATCTCACAGATCAAACCAAGTGTGTG GGAAACAGAACTGTCTGGAGGTAACTCCTTTGGGAACTCTTCTGGTTACATTGGCACGGTTGAAAAGGCAGATATCTCTAGCAGTGGCATCCTGTGTGACTTGCTCAGAACTGAATCTTCGAAGAATGAGTCAATTGGCTCAAAAACTCAAACTTTCAGGAATGAGGTAAAAACAGAATCCTTGAGGAATGAGATGATGAAAACCGAGTTTTTGATAAATGAGTTGATAAGAAGTGAATGTGTGAGGAATGAGTTAACACGGGCTGAGTCTTCGAGGCTACAACTGTATGCGCAATGTACTTACCCACACCCACAGAATATCTTCCCTGACAGCAAATTCCAACCAGCACAGGATACCAACCTGCCACAAAGTAATCACAACTATTGTACTGAAGGTAAATCCGAACCTCCTAATTTTGGGTACAATTCAACCAGCCTTTGCGACTGGGCATCTTCATCTGGACCTTCTGTCACTGCATTTTTTGACCAGCGTCTCTACCTACAGGCAAGTGTCTTCCATTTGTTTTTGATTTATCTTCATGCACCTGATATACTTGCTCCAGGATCACCCCTGTATAATGTagttaaaacattttga
- the LOC127787932 gene encoding agamous-like MADS-box protein AGL30 isoform X5, whose protein sequence is MKLFLLYFCFSCSYQTIGDLTVQANMLRTQVSVIQKRLSDWNNLEKTDSLELLKQMEDYIRGLVGQIQTQKENIGKQKSLALGNICNQYQNGMHLSSSLGLEQQVQHFSWIQNDDSQHMISQIKPSVWETELSGGNSFGNSSGYIGTVEKADISSSGILCDLLRTESSKNESIGSKTQTFRNEVKTESLRNEMMKTEFLINELIRSECVRNELTRAESSRLQLYAQCTYPHPQNIFPDSKFQPAQDTNLPQSNHNYCTEGKSEPPNFGYNSTSLCDWASSSGPSVTAFFDQRLYLQASVFHLFLIYLHAPDILAPGSPLYNVVKTF, encoded by the exons ATGAAACTATTCTtgctctatttttgtttttcttgcagTTATCAAACAATTGGG GATTTGACTGTTCAAGCAAATATGTTGCGAACTCAAGTTTCTGTAATCCAGAAGAGGCTCAG TGATTGGAATAACCTCGAGAAGACCGACAGTTTAGAGCTTTTGAAGCAAATGGAAGATTATATCAGGGGATTGGTTGGTCAAATTCAAACACAGAAG GAAAATATTGGAAAGCAAAAGTCCTTGGCATTAGGGAACATTTGTAATCAG TACCAAAATGGGATGCACCTATCCTCGAGTTTGGGTCTGGAGCAACAGGTCCAACATTTTTCATGGATCCAGAATGATGATAGTCAACACATGATCTCACAGATCAAACCAAGTGTGTG GGAAACAGAACTGTCTGGAGGTAACTCCTTTGGGAACTCTTCTGGTTACATTGGCACGGTTGAAAAGGCAGATATCTCTAGCAGTGGCATCCTGTGTGACTTGCTCAGAACTGAATCTTCGAAGAATGAGTCAATTGGCTCAAAAACTCAAACTTTCAGGAATGAGGTAAAAACAGAATCCTTGAGGAATGAGATGATGAAAACCGAGTTTTTGATAAATGAGTTGATAAGAAGTGAATGTGTGAGGAATGAGTTAACACGGGCTGAGTCTTCGAGGCTACAACTGTATGCGCAATGTACTTACCCACACCCACAGAATATCTTCCCTGACAGCAAATTCCAACCAGCACAGGATACCAACCTGCCACAAAGTAATCACAACTATTGTACTGAAGGTAAATCCGAACCTCCTAATTTTGGGTACAATTCAACCAGCCTTTGCGACTGGGCATCTTCATCTGGACCTTCTGTCACTGCATTTTTTGACCAGCGTCTCTACCTACAGGCAAGTGTCTTCCATTTGTTTTTGATTTATCTTCATGCACCTGATATACTTGCTCCAGGATCACCCCTGTATAATGTagttaaaacattttga